A stretch of the Arachis stenosperma cultivar V10309 chromosome 6, arast.V10309.gnm1.PFL2, whole genome shotgun sequence genome encodes the following:
- the LOC130933479 gene encoding shaggy-related protein kinase alpha, with protein sequence MASVGMAPTSGVRESGGGVDRLPEEMNDMKIRDDKEMEATVVDGNGTETGHIIVTTIGGRNGQPKQTISYMAERVVGHGSFGVVFQAKCLETGETVAIKKVLQDKRYKNRELQTMRLLDHPNVVSLKHCFFSTTEKDELYLNLVLEYVPETVSRVIKHYNKLSQRMPLIYVKLYTYQIFRALSYIHRCIGVCHRDIKPQNLLVNPHTHQVKLCDFGSAKVLVKGEPNISYICSRYYRAPELIFGATEYTTAIDVWSVGCVLAELLLGQPLFPGESGVDQLVEIIKVLGTPTREEIKCMNPNYTEFKFPQIKAHPWHKIFHKRMPPEAVDLVSRLLQYSPNLRCSALDALTHPFFDELRDPNARLPNGRFLPPLFNFKAHELKGVPAEVLVKLIPEYARKQCPFLGL encoded by the exons ATGGCGTCTGTTGGTATGGCACCAACATCAGGCGTGAGAGAATCAGGTGGCGGCGTTGATAGATTGCCGGAAGAGATGAACGATATGAAAATTAGGGATGATAAG GAAATGGAAGCTACAGTTGTTGATGGCAATGGAACGGAGACCGGCCATATCATTGTAACTACTATTGGTGGTAGAAATGGTCAACCAAAGCAG ACTATAAGTTACATGGCAGAGCGGGTTGTTGGGCATGGATCATTTGGGGTTGTCTTCCAG GCTAAATGCTTGGAGACTGGTGAAACTGTAGCTATCAAAAAGGTTCTTCAAGATAAGAGGTATAAGAATCGGGAGCTTCAGACAATGCGTCTGCTTGACCACCCAAATGTTGTCTCTTTGAAGCATTGTTTCTTTTCAACCACTGAAAAGGATGAACTATACCTTAATTTGGTACTAGAGTATGTTCCTGAAACAGTTAGCCGTGTGATCAAACATTACAACAAGTTGAGCCAAAGGATGCCACTAATATATGTGAAACTCTATACGTACCAG ATCTTTAGGGCACTCTCTTATATACATCGCTGCATTGGAGTCTGCCATCGGGATATCAAGCCTCAAAATCTATTA GTCAATCCACATACCCACCAGGTTAAATTATGTGACTTTGGGAGTGCAAAAGTCTTG GTAAAAGGTGAACCAAATATATCATACATATGTTCTAGATACTATAGAGCACCTGAGCTTATATTTGGAGCCACTGAATATACCACAGCTATTGATGTTTGGTCTGTTGGTTGCGTATTGGCTGAGCTTCTGCTTGGACAG CCTTTGTTCCCTGGTGAGAGTGGAGTTGATCAACTTGTTGAGATCATCAAA GTTCTGGGCACTCCAACGAGGGAAGAGATTAAGTGCATGAACCCTAACTATACAGAATTTAAATTCCCACAGATTAAAGCACATCCATGGCATAAG ATATTCCATAAGCGCATGCCTCCAGAAGCTGTTGATTTGGTCTCAAGACTACTACAATACTCACCTAATCTGCGTTGCTCAGCT TTAGATGCCTTGACCCATCCTTTCTTTGATGAACTTCGTGATCCAAATGCTCGCTTACCAAATGGTCGTTTCCTTCCACCATTATTCaatttcaaagctcatg AACTGAAGGGGGTTCCAGCGGAGGTATTGGTGAAATTGATTCCAGAGTATGCGAGGAAGCAATGCCCGTTTCTCGGCTTGTGA